The Plasmodium yoelii strain 17X genome assembly, chromosome: 8 genome includes a region encoding these proteins:
- a CDS encoding PIR protein, with protein sequence MSKGLCDAINVIDRSFDDDPNNSGEFVYGDLLNTYCPDSNCSSDDEKIISGFIMLLNTLDDGTIDGDKLVEYAILWLIYKLNQKKGNEPIILDNFYTDYIKTNSCYIKHISNNSDSSIKKDDIICKKISMMNIDIKDISNFYDAFKSLFNMYSEIYPENNIQCKTCLENAGELFEKYEKLKNALDINKGSSYYQLLSSLSNDYKIFEHNYNNECRNVSTLVACPRSSVTKNILITIAIIFVAASILLGVSYKYSLFGFRKRSQKQHLREKLKK encoded by the exons atgtctAAGGGATTG tGTGATGCAATTAATGTGATCGATAGATCTTTTGATGATGATCCGAACAACTCGGGAGAATTTGTTTATGGGGATTTATTAAATACGTATTGCCCTGATAGTAACTGTAGTAGTGATGACGAAAAGATTATCTCTGGTTTTATAATGTTACTAAATACGCTTGATGATGGAACTATAGATGGTGATAAACTTGTTGAATAcgctattttatggttaatttataaactaaatcaaaaaaaaggaaacgAACCGATCATATTAGACAATTTTTATACtgattatataaaaacaaatagttGTTATATTAAGCATATATCTAATAATAGTGATAGTAGTATTAAAAAGGATGatattatatgtaaaaaaataagtatgATGAATAtcgatattaaagatatatctaatttttatgatgcatttaaatcattatttaaCATGTATAGTGAAATTTATCCAGAAAATAATATCCAATGCAAGACATGTTTAGAAAATGCTGGAGAATtgtttgaaaaatatgaaaaacttaaaaatgctttagatattaataaaggaaGTTCTTATTATCAACTATTGTCtagtttatcaaatgattataaaatttttgaacataattataataatgaatgtAGGAATGTCTCAACACTTGTAGCTTGTCCACGAAGTTcagtaacaaaaaatatactaattacaattgcaattatatttgttgcagcatcaattttattgggagtttcttataag tattcgttatttggatttcggaaacgatctcaaaaacaacatttaagagaaaagctaaaaaaataa
- a CDS encoding PIR protein, protein MDAEICKNFLLVREKFPDQLNSDGKYTFKDEYFKDYCTGGCDNDFKKINAGCLYFFDAFFKDSSLFEKVAKNNINIVDYIIIWLSYMLSLMESELKESLVFFYNIYIKGGERYTNTISGINEYSSYMELISKKHDLTNVDMNKSIISELYDAFKILCEMYTEFDKNSNCTSCSEKAKEFVKKYEQLNGNYSITGNSSYNKMLSSLSTDYNKLKDKYKDSSSLPAIKSTQITSSSSIANNLLLVLSIFGAIGIFLGIAYKYSLFGFRKRFKKQQIREKLKNIKKKMNQ, encoded by the exons ATGGATGCCGAAAta tgtaAGAACTTCCTTTTAGTAAGGGAGAAATTCCCCGATCAATTGAACAGTGACGGAAAGTATACATTTAAAGATGAATATTTCAAAGATTATTGTACTGGTGGTTGTGATAAtgatttcaaaaaaattaatgctgggtgcttatatttttttgatgcATTTTTTAAGGATTCTTCTTTGTTTGAGAAGGTTGCAAAAAATAacatcaatattgttgattacattattatatggttaagttatatgttaagcCTAATGGAAAGTGAATTAAAAGAAAGtctagtttttttttataatatatatataaagggTGGTGAAAGGTATACAAATACTATATCTGGTATTAATGAATATAGCAGTTATATGGAACTTATAAGTAAAAAACACGATTTGACGAATGTAGATATGAATAAAAGTATTATATCTGaattatatgatgcatttaaaatattatgtgaaatgtatactgaatttgataaaaattcaaattgCACATCATGTTCAGAAAAAGCTAaagaatttgttaaaaaatacgAACAGCTTAATGGAAATTATAGTATTACTGGGAACagttcatataataaaatgttgtCTAGtttatcaactgattataataaattaaaagataaatataaagatagTTCATCCCTTCCAGCGATAAAATCAACACAAATtacatcaagttcgtcgatagcaAACAATTTATTACTagttttatctatatttggtgcaataggaatttttttaggaattgcttataag tattcattatttggatttcggaaacgatttaaaaaacaacaaataagagaaaaactaaaaaatataaagaagaaaatgaatcaataa
- a CDS encoding PIR protein, translating into MNDDLCGKFGVLRMYLPDELGKTGTLSFDENNNFIQYCPENGSGRNECKNNLDNITAGFLWLLEQCYSAIVSKTYNEDNSNAFFLHMLSWFSYKLNQNSEPKSTKIYDFYTKNVINSNKYNRFKKDAYTISGLEEFINKKKDLLDISIEDMSKFYDVFKLLCNIHGSVAKNNYDSTLSNNANDFVKKYNYLNNNYNIEGTIDSKILSALSTDYNNIKNKCDNAKPINFSSLPEITTDISALASIGISSSSSIGNKLFTVLSIFGAIAFFLGISYKYSLFGFRKRAQKQHLREKIKKIKKKMNH; encoded by the exons ATGAATGATGATCTA tgTGGAAAATTTGGTGTTTTGAGGATGTATTTACCCGATGAATTAGGCAAAACTGGAACACTCTcttttgatgaaaataataattttattcaatACTGCCCTGAGAATGGTTCAGGAAGAAATGAATGCAAAAATAATCTCGATAATATTACGGCTGGATTCTTATGGTTACTTGAACAATGTTATTCTGCAATCGTAAGtaaaacatataatgaaGATAATAGTAATGCATTTTTTCTACATATGCTTTCATGGTTTAGTTACAAATTAAATCAAAACTCAGAGCCCAAGTCCACCAAAATATACgatttttatacaaaaaatgtaataaatagtaataagtataatagatTTAAAAAAGATGCTTATACAATTTCAGGTCTTGAGGaattcataaataaaaaaaaagatttaTTGGATATTAGTATTGAAgatatgtctaaattttatgatgtgttcaaattattatgtaatataCATGGTAGTGTTGCAAAGAATAACTATGATAGCACACTGTCAAACAATGCGAAtgattttgttaaaaaatacaacTACCTCaacaataattataatattgaaGGTACCATAGATAGTAAAATATTGTCTGCtttatcaactgattataataatataaaaaataaatgtgataATGCTAAACCTATAAATTTTTCATCCCTTCCAGAGATAACAACAGACATTTCTGCACTAGCATCTATAGGCatatcatcaagttcgtcgataggaaacaaattatttacagttttatcgatatttggtgcaatagcattttttttaggaatttcttacaag tattcgttatttggatttcggaaacgagctcaaaaacaacatttaagagaaaaaataaaaaaaataaagaagaaaatgaatcattaa
- a CDS encoding PIR protein, translating to MSSNVCGIINTVDPNNSGEDISMSYFNFYCPDNKCDTDDKKLSSNFIGLLKFFEDINDEENLEGDKLAEYAILWLSYKLNQKTESGTTTLNNFYTNHVETNNKYKENIGTDNGSKIKKEVIDTKIKSMDIDIKDISNFYDAFKSLCNMYSEFDPEENNECKACLENAGELFEKYEKLKNALDINKGSFYYKLLYSLSNDYKNYEKKYNNKCNHVSPFVACPRSSVTKNIIIPIAIIFVAASILLGISYKYSLFGFRKRSQKHLREKLKN from the exons ATGTCTTCTAATGTg tGTGGTATAATTAATACGGTTGATCCGAACAACTCGGGAGAAGATATTTCTATGagttattttaatttttattgccCTGATAATAAATGTGATACTGATGACAAAAAACTTAGTTCTAATTTTATAGGATTACTAAAATTTTTTGAGGATATTAATGATGAGGAAAATTTAGAGGGTGATAAACTTGCTGAATATgctattttatggttaagttataaactaaatcaaaaaacaGAAAGTGGAACCACCACattaaacaatttttatactaaTCATGtagaaacaaataataaatataaggaGAATATAGGTACTGATAATGGTAGTAAGATTAAAAAGGAAGTTATagatacaaaaataaaatcgatggatattgatattaaagatatatctaatttttatgatgcatttaaatcattatgtaataTGTATAGTGAATTTGATCcagaagaaaataatgaatgcAAGGCATGTTTAGAAAATGCTGGAGAATtgtttgaaaaatatgaaaaacttaaaaatgctttagatattaataaaggaagtttttattataaactATTGTAtagtttatcaaatgattataaaaattatgaaaaaaaatataataataaatgtaatCATGTCTCACCATTTGTAGCTTGTCCACGAAGTTCAGTAacaaaaaacataataattccaattgcaattatatttgttgcagcatcaattttattgggaatttcttataag tattcgttatttggatttcggaaacgatctcaaaaacatttaagagaaaagctaaaaaactaa
- a CDS encoding PIR protein, translated as MDKKVCGIFLSVRNSFSDRLDSSGNYKFTMNEGNFKKYCNGNECDNNLKKINAGCLYLLDAFFEDYSVFNSVAKNNINIVEYIKIWLSKMLSRIENKEKESLNFFYNTYINGDDNYKKSIANFTEYSSYKELIEKKNMMNMNINDISRLYDAFTALCTMHYEFDEQKPNCKKYLEDAKKFVDQYKRLEGDSSITEKSSYNQLLSTLLTDYNNFINKCTSNGVNCTNFSSLPTIEKPKNYIQSSAQTSEVTSSSSSIGNKLFIVLSIFGAIAFFLGISYKYSLFGFRKRFQKQKLREKLKNIKKRMNQ; from the exons ATGGATAAGaaagtg TGTGGAATATTCCTTTCTGTAAGGAACTCGTTTTCCGATAGATTAGACAGTAGTGGAAACTATAAATTTACTATGAATGAAggaaattttaaaaagtatTGTAATGGTAACGAGTGTGATAATAAtctcaaaaaaattaatgctggatGCTTATATTTGCTTGATGCATTCTTTGAGGATTATTCTGTGTTTAATTCTGTtgcaaaaaataacataaatattgTTGAATACATTAAAATATGGTTAAGTAAAATGTTAAGCCGAAtcgaaaataaagaaaaggagagtctaaattttttttataatacatatataaatggtgatgataattataaaaagtcTATAGCGAATTTTACGGAGTATAGTAGTTATAAGGAacttatagaaaaaaaaaatatgatgaatatgaatattaatgatatatctagattatatgatgcatttactGCATTATGTACGATGCATTATGAATTTGATGAACAAAAGCCAAATTGCAAGAAATATTTGGAAGATGCTAAAAAGTTTGTTGACCAATATAAAAGACTTGAGGGAGATTCTAGTATTACTGAAAAGAGTTCATATAATCAACTATTGTCTACTTTATTaactgattataataattttataaataaatgtacTAGCAATGGTGTTAATTGTACAAATTTTTCATCCCTTCCAACGATAGAAAAaccaaaaaattatatacaaagTTCTGCACAAACATCTGAAgttacatcatcaagttcgtcgataggaaacaaattatttatagttttatcgatatttggtgcaatagcattttttttgggaatttcttataag tattcattatttggatttcggaaacgatttcaaaaacaaaaattaagagaaaaactaaaaaatataaagaaaagaatgaatcaataa